The Salvelinus alpinus chromosome 35, SLU_Salpinus.1, whole genome shotgun sequence genome window below encodes:
- the LOC139564173 gene encoding platelet-activating factor acetylhydrolase IB subunit alpha1-like isoform X2: MEVETDKVMSSGDSNPAATPTPCVDIQGDGRWMSLHNHFVSNSKDKEPDVLFVGDSLVQLLHQFEVWRELFSPLHALNFGVGGDETQHVLWRLSNGELAHISPKVVVLWVGTHNHGHTAEQICGGIMAIVQLIKDKLPKAYTLVLGVLPRGKMPNPLRDRNAQVNKLVKEAVSSLPHASLLNVDPGFVHSDGSISHQDLYDFLHLTPQGYQAVCQPLHAHLKGLLEKQAEN, from the exons ATGGAAGTTGAG ACAGACAAAGTGATGAGCTCAGGAGACTCCAACCCCGCTGCCACACCCACTCCTTGTGTGGACATCCAGGGAGATGGCCGATGGATGTCTTTG CATAACCACTTTGTGTCTAACAGCAAGGACAAGGAACCAGATGTCCTGTTTGTAGGAGACTCTCTTGTCCAGCTCTTGCACCAGTTTGAG GTGTGGCGAGAGCTGTTCTCCCCTCTCCATGCTCTCAACTTTGGGGTGGGTGGTGACGAAACACAGCATGTCTTGTGGAGATTGAGCAATGGAGAGTTGGCCCACATCAGCCCAAAG GTTGTGGTGCTGTGGGTGGGCACCCATAATCACGGTCACACTGCAGAACAGATCTGTGGAGGCATTATGGCCATAGTCCAACTCATCAAGGACAAGCTGCCGAAGGCTTACACTCTCGTACTG GGAGTGCTACCCAGGGGTAAGATGCCCAACCCCCTGCGGGACAGGAACGCCCAGGTCAACAAGCTGGTCAAGGAGGCCGTGTCCTCTCTCCCCCATGCCTCCCTCCTCAACGTGGACCCTGGCTTTGTGCACTCGGATGGCAGCATCTCCCACCAGGACCTGTATGACTTCCTCCACCTCACCCCTCAGGGCTACCAGGCTGTGTGCCAGCCGCTACACGCCCACCTCAAGGGCCTGCTGGAGAAACAGGCTGAAAACTGA
- the LOC139564173 gene encoding platelet-activating factor acetylhydrolase IB subunit alpha1-like isoform X3: MSSGDSNPAATPTPCVDIQGDGRWMSLHNHFVSNSKDKEPDVLFVGDSLVQLLHQFEVWRELFSPLHALNFGVGGDETQHVLWRLSNGELAHISPKVVVLWVGTHNHGHTAEQICGGIMAIVQLIKDKLPKAYTLVLGVLPRGKMPNPLRDRNAQVNKLVKEAVSSLPHASLLNVDPGFVHSDGSISHQDLYDFLHLTPQGYQAVCQPLHAHLKGLLEKQAEN; the protein is encoded by the exons ATGAGCTCAGGAGACTCCAACCCCGCTGCCACACCCACTCCTTGTGTGGACATCCAGGGAGATGGCCGATGGATGTCTTTG CATAACCACTTTGTGTCTAACAGCAAGGACAAGGAACCAGATGTCCTGTTTGTAGGAGACTCTCTTGTCCAGCTCTTGCACCAGTTTGAG GTGTGGCGAGAGCTGTTCTCCCCTCTCCATGCTCTCAACTTTGGGGTGGGTGGTGACGAAACACAGCATGTCTTGTGGAGATTGAGCAATGGAGAGTTGGCCCACATCAGCCCAAAG GTTGTGGTGCTGTGGGTGGGCACCCATAATCACGGTCACACTGCAGAACAGATCTGTGGAGGCATTATGGCCATAGTCCAACTCATCAAGGACAAGCTGCCGAAGGCTTACACTCTCGTACTG GGAGTGCTACCCAGGGGTAAGATGCCCAACCCCCTGCGGGACAGGAACGCCCAGGTCAACAAGCTGGTCAAGGAGGCCGTGTCCTCTCTCCCCCATGCCTCCCTCCTCAACGTGGACCCTGGCTTTGTGCACTCGGATGGCAGCATCTCCCACCAGGACCTGTATGACTTCCTCCACCTCACCCCTCAGGGCTACCAGGCTGTGTGCCAGCCGCTACACGCCCACCTCAAGGGCCTGCTGGAGAAACAGGCTGAAAACTGA
- the LOC139564173 gene encoding platelet-activating factor acetylhydrolase IB subunit alpha1-like isoform X1, producing the protein MHHIANASLTDKVMSSGDSNPAATPTPCVDIQGDGRWMSLHNHFVSNSKDKEPDVLFVGDSLVQLLHQFEVWRELFSPLHALNFGVGGDETQHVLWRLSNGELAHISPKVVVLWVGTHNHGHTAEQICGGIMAIVQLIKDKLPKAYTLVLGVLPRGKMPNPLRDRNAQVNKLVKEAVSSLPHASLLNVDPGFVHSDGSISHQDLYDFLHLTPQGYQAVCQPLHAHLKGLLEKQAEN; encoded by the exons ATGCACCACATTGCCAATGCATCATTG ACAGACAAAGTGATGAGCTCAGGAGACTCCAACCCCGCTGCCACACCCACTCCTTGTGTGGACATCCAGGGAGATGGCCGATGGATGTCTTTG CATAACCACTTTGTGTCTAACAGCAAGGACAAGGAACCAGATGTCCTGTTTGTAGGAGACTCTCTTGTCCAGCTCTTGCACCAGTTTGAG GTGTGGCGAGAGCTGTTCTCCCCTCTCCATGCTCTCAACTTTGGGGTGGGTGGTGACGAAACACAGCATGTCTTGTGGAGATTGAGCAATGGAGAGTTGGCCCACATCAGCCCAAAG GTTGTGGTGCTGTGGGTGGGCACCCATAATCACGGTCACACTGCAGAACAGATCTGTGGAGGCATTATGGCCATAGTCCAACTCATCAAGGACAAGCTGCCGAAGGCTTACACTCTCGTACTG GGAGTGCTACCCAGGGGTAAGATGCCCAACCCCCTGCGGGACAGGAACGCCCAGGTCAACAAGCTGGTCAAGGAGGCCGTGTCCTCTCTCCCCCATGCCTCCCTCCTCAACGTGGACCCTGGCTTTGTGCACTCGGATGGCAGCATCTCCCACCAGGACCTGTATGACTTCCTCCACCTCACCCCTCAGGGCTACCAGGCTGTGTGCCAGCCGCTACACGCCCACCTCAAGGGCCTGCTGGAGAAACAGGCTGAAAACTGA
- the prr19 gene encoding proline-rich protein 19, whose translation MMSHLHGRALTEKQNVLHVFSKHFKSTDKTCSPTNRSTPHCCSSSYTKNTEAQNSQTNKTKRLKTRKQRSQVSRGGSNSRSHQHQSSKEKDHCHGCCQSSSRPPPRRDAPLARVFPAGQEPSIITNNRLIGHHGLFNHEVKSIDIERLLSEQRKLEKLGQRGGRGKSTATRPPLPPSSSLPFSSPGPDSDVGEVAVPDHVEEDPDKGRVERVVAKSSTKANKRDEYRSNSESRLFKCSHGDTQEDFRRKFTSIQVCLEKNVASHSKSQESGITPGQTHHSGLTSSEGGIVTLSSTESPSRVVRNKSKGPRPVVCETLLSPSGKNENERPPDARAEVKPVVLTMEQTPKNHGPILPHTQPFRPSPNITVSSFPARGGSSESSDNQMQQTVTNPVSVVAARLCRSLQLPLLRRRNLVAESREVLLQALRERHGLQLQENLLNVQRRLSFGTGPTTTRAGLGQSTNLAGIDAYGGWPAAPLDSGFGDSMVEHPCLDSQRSAPNKRRRRKQLCPNRMTPPQPLIGSQNSLDTAAAWNPNPSVEQVGELIGELLRPASSSHFLMDLQPSGSPSRHHVFDPPAASPWAAQSGLPQPWDDVFDRGSMRESTRVDHFENWRYDPDLSFLNQTETVRERSSGPFYHERSMQCFLQYPTGPPEGHRDRHLPQQQDPYDIERSHFGGSSSSFSAPTHYPLESHQLHPFYRFNRRPPTSPVISRSHLPDMAYYPPSHMLESGLSPPLPPVSLPAFPSPECWSFPRMRLY comes from the exons ATGATGAGCCATCTACATGGCAGAGCCTTAACAGAGAAGCAGAATGTCCTGCATGTTTTTAGCAAGCACTTCAAGTCTACAGATAAAACCTGTAGCCCAACCAACAGATCCACTCCACACTGCTGCTCTTCAAGCTATACCAAGAACACAGAAGCACAAAACAGCCAGACGAACAAGACTAAACGACTGAAAACACGCAAGCAGAGGAGCCAGGTAAGCAGAGGAGGATCTAATAGCAGATCCCACCAGCACCAAAGCAGCAAAGAGAAGGACCACTGTCATGGTTGCTGCCAAAGCAGCTCTCGCCCTCCTCCACGGAGAGATGCCCCATTAGCCCGCGTCTTCCCCGCTGGGCAAGAGCCCAGCATCATCACAAACAACCGTCTCATCGGCCACCATGGCCTGTTCAACCATGAGGTGAAGTCCATCGACATTGAGCGCCTGCTGAGTGAGCAGAGGAAGTTGGAGAAGCTTGGGCAGCGCGGGGGGCGAGGCAAATCTACTGCTACTCGTCCTCCCCTTCCACCCTCATCTTcccttcctttctcctctcctgggCCTGATTCAGATGTGGGTGAAGTTGCTGTTCCTGACCATGTTGAGGAGGATCCAGATAAAGGGAGAGTAGAAAGAGTAGTAGCAAAGAGTAGTACTAAGGCCAACAAGCGTGATGAGTATAGGTCTAATTCAGAAAGCAGACTTTTTAAGTGTTCTCATGGGGATACACAAGAGGATTTCAGAAGAAAATTCACATCTATTCAGGTTTGTCTGGAGAAGAATGTAGCCAGTCACTCTAAAAGCCAGGAGTCTGGTATCACACCAGGACAGACACATCACAGCGGTCTGACATCATCAGAGGGCGGCATAGTTACCCTATCATCCACAGAGAGTCCCTCACGTGTGGTACGAAACAAGAGCAAGGGGCCCAGGCCTGTAGTCTGTGAAACACTGTTGTCACCCAGTGGAAAGAATGAAAATGAGAGACCACCTGACGCAAGGGCTGAGGTTAAGCCTGTTGTCCTTACCATGGAGCAGACCCCCAAAAACCATGGACCTAttctcccacacacacagccattcagGCCTAGTCCAAACATCACAGTGTCTTCCTTCCCAGCAAGAGGTGGAAGCAGTGAGAGCTCAGACAATCAGATGCAGCAAACTGTCACCAACCCTGTCAGTGTGGTAGCTGCGCGTCTGTGCAGGTCTCTGCAGCTGCCACTGCTCCGCAGGAGAAACCTGGTTGCGGAAAGTAGGGAGGTGCTGCTGCAGGCCCTACGGGAGAGGCACGGGCTCCAGCTGCAGGAGAACCTACTCAACGTGCAGCGACGTCTCAGCTTCGGTACAGGACCCACCACAACCAGGGCCGGCCTGGGGCAGAGCACAAACCTGGCCGGCATAGATGCATATGGAGGCTGGCCTGCAG CTCCATTGGATAGTGGTTTTGGAGACAGCATGGTGGAACATCCGTGCCTGGACTCCCAGAGGTCAGCCCCCaacaagaggaggaggaggaagcagcTATGCCCCAACAGAATGACCCCTCCTCAGCCCCTCATTGGGTCGCAGAACAGCCTGGACACG GCTGCTGCATGGAACCCCAACCCCAGTGTGGAGCAGGTTGGGGAACTGATCGGAGAACTACTTAGGCCCGCTTCCTCCTCGCACTTCCTCATGGACCTCCAGCCCTCTGGTTCCCCCTCTCGCCACCACGTCTTTGACCCCCCTGCTGCCTCACCTTGGGCAGCTCAATCCGGTCTGCCTCAGCCCTGGGATGACGTATTCGACAGGGGAAGCATGAGAGAGTCAACCAGGGTGGATCACTTTGAGAACTGGAGGTATGACCCAGATTTGAGTTTTCTAAACCAGAcagaaacagtgagagagaggagcagtggGCCTTTCTATCATGAGAGGAGTATGCAGTGTTTCCTGCAGTATCCCACAGGGCCAccagagggacacagagacagacacttgCCACAGCAGCAAGATCCATACGACATTGAAAGAAGCCATTTTGGTGGTTCTTCCTCATCCTTTTCTGCTCCTACCCACTATCCACTAGAAAGTCATCAGCTCCACCCTTTCTATCGCTTCAACCGCCgccccccaaccagccctgtAATCTCCAGGTCCCACCTTCCTGACATGGCCTACTATCCCCCCTCCCACATGCTGGAGAGTGGCCTGTCCCCTCCTCTGCCCCCTGTGTCCCTACCTGCTTTCCCCAGCCCTGAATGCTGGTCTTTCCCCCGGATGAGACTGTACTGA